In Arachis hypogaea cultivar Tifrunner chromosome 17, arahy.Tifrunner.gnm2.J5K5, whole genome shotgun sequence, a single window of DNA contains:
- the LOC112765330 gene encoding uncharacterized protein At2g39795, mitochondrial isoform X2 codes for MAFSSILRRSGSLARPLVIAGQLLKNTQRQSSYRTVLLSAINQNVQKDSAVPTFGFSSLAYKNKPTSDENLLRVIESEITCAQETDNHTVDEAPSNFPFKILDQPGQQTIMLERTYQGEEIKVEVHMPDLVTGEENDDGRDDDDESERASQSSIPLSVSVYKKDGPYLEFSCVAYPDEVVIDSLSVKNPEPSEDQIAYEGPDFQDLDEGLQKSFHKYLEIRGIKPSTTNFLHEYMINKDSREYLVWLQKLKQFVEA; via the exons ATGGCGTTCAGCTCGATTCTTCGCAGGTCTGGATCTCTCGCAAGGCCTCTTGTGATTGCAGGGCAATTGTTGAAGAACACTCAGCGGCAGAGTAGCTACCGCACCGTTTTGTTGAGCGCCATCAACCAGAACGTGCAAAAGGACTCGGCGGTTCCGACGTTCGGTTTTTCTTCTTTGGCTTATAAGAACAAGCCCACCTCCGACGAGAACCTTCTCCGCGTCATCGAATCGGAGATCACTTGCGCCCAGGAAACCGACAATCACACT GTTGATGAGGCTCCAAGTAATTTCCCTTTTAAGATACTTGATCAGCCGGGACAGCAGACTATAATGCTTGAAAGGACATATCAAGGTGAGGAAATTAAGGTTGAGGTGCACATGCCTGATCTGGTCACCGGGGAAGAAAATGATGATGGTCGTGACGACGACGATGAGAGTGAGAGAGCATCTCAGTCAAGCATTCCGCTTTCAGTCAGTGTTTACAAGAAGGATGGGCCCTATCTGGAATTCAGTTGTGTGGCTTACCCCGATGAGGTCGTCATTGACAGCTTGTCTGTTAAGAATCCGGAACCCAGCGAGGATCAGATTGCATACGAAGGACCAGACTTCCA GGATTTGGACGAGGGCCTCCAAAAGTCTTTCCACAAGTACTTAGAAATTAGAGGAATCAAGCCTAGCACAACCAATTTCTTGCATGAGTACATGATCAACAAGGATAGCAGGGAATACTTGGTCTGGTTGCAGAAGCTCAAGCAATTCGTTGAAGCATGA
- the LOC112765330 gene encoding uncharacterized protein At2g39795, mitochondrial isoform X1, which translates to MGRILESFTCVTLLQVLGFENFPNLLNPIKTPFPLRLFFSFPSVSEMAFSSILRRSGSLARPLVIAGQLLKNTQRQSSYRTVLLSAINQNVQKDSAVPTFGFSSLAYKNKPTSDENLLRVIESEITCAQETDNHTRQVDEAPSNFPFKILDQPGQQTIMLERTYQGEEIKVEVHMPDLVTGEENDDGRDDDDESERASQSSIPLSVSVYKKDGPYLEFSCVAYPDEVVIDSLSVKNPEPSEDQIAYEGPDFQDLDEGLQKSFHKYLEIRGIKPSTTNFLHEYMINKDSREYLVWLQKLKQFVEA; encoded by the exons ATGGGCCGAATACTAGAGAGCTTCACTTGCGTAACATTACTACAAGTTTTAGGGTTTGAAAATTTCCCAAATCTCTTAAACCCTATTAAAACCCCATTCCCTCTTCGGCTGTTTTTCTCTTTCCCCTCAGTTTCGGAGATGGCGTTCAGCTCGATTCTTCGCAGGTCTGGATCTCTCGCAAGGCCTCTTGTGATTGCAGGGCAATTGTTGAAGAACACTCAGCGGCAGAGTAGCTACCGCACCGTTTTGTTGAGCGCCATCAACCAGAACGTGCAAAAGGACTCGGCGGTTCCGACGTTCGGTTTTTCTTCTTTGGCTTATAAGAACAAGCCCACCTCCGACGAGAACCTTCTCCGCGTCATCGAATCGGAGATCACTTGCGCCCAGGAAACCGACAATCACACT AGACAGGTTGATGAGGCTCCAAGTAATTTCCCTTTTAAGATACTTGATCAGCCGGGACAGCAGACTATAATGCTTGAAAGGACATATCAAGGTGAGGAAATTAAGGTTGAGGTGCACATGCCTGATCTGGTCACCGGGGAAGAAAATGATGATGGTCGTGACGACGACGATGAGAGTGAGAGAGCATCTCAGTCAAGCATTCCGCTTTCAGTCAGTGTTTACAAGAAGGATGGGCCCTATCTGGAATTCAGTTGTGTGGCTTACCCCGATGAGGTCGTCATTGACAGCTTGTCTGTTAAGAATCCGGAACCCAGCGAGGATCAGATTGCATACGAAGGACCAGACTTCCA GGATTTGGACGAGGGCCTCCAAAAGTCTTTCCACAAGTACTTAGAAATTAGAGGAATCAAGCCTAGCACAACCAATTTCTTGCATGAGTACATGATCAACAAGGATAGCAGGGAATACTTGGTCTGGTTGCAGAAGCTCAAGCAATTCGTTGAAGCATGA
- the LOC112762809 gene encoding uncharacterized protein: MDEYPLSGLESHPRRFKAHWFKSFSWLEYSPEVDAAFCLPCYLFSRKSSPFTSGGFRNWKKVNNGKDCASLSHVSKSLNSPHNIAVKSCKDLLNQLCHIDKVLAKQNSQVLSNRLRLKASIDTVRWLTFQACAFRGHDESHEFQNRGNFLEMLKLLASYNKEVDAVVLDNAPQNAIYTSPSIQKEILHVFARKVQNEIRNEIGNAKFCLIVDEARDESRREQMALVVRFVDKHEFVKERLIDVVHVKDTTSATLKQEIYSALSHHNLNIQNVRGQGYDGASNMRGEWKGLQALIIQECPYAYYIHCFAHQLQLALVAAAKEVVDVHAFFQSLSNIINVVCSCKCNDELRSAYATEISHLVATNQIETGRGANRIGTLKRSGDTRWSSHFNSICILLRMFGATTSVLEDLATNGSTYSQRGDATYALKSLLSFDFVFILHMMKEIMGITDKLCQVLQQKSQDILNAMHLVSSTKSLIQQLRDSSWGALLEKVGSFCNDHAIQILDMGASFSDIIRSRRKKDVVTVEHHYRVDIFTSVIDF, encoded by the coding sequence ATGGATGAGTACCCTCTTTCTGGTCTAGAAAGTCATCCTCGTCGTTTCAAAGCTCATTGGTTTAAGAGTTTTTCTTGGCTAGAATATTCGCCAGAAGTGGATGCTGCATTTTGTCTTCCATGCTATTTATTTTCTAGAAAATCAAGTCCATTCACATCAGGAGGATTTCGCAATtggaaaaaagtgaataatggaaaggATTGTGCATCTTTATCTCATGTGAGTAAATCTCTTAATTCTCCTCATAATATTGCTGTTAAGTCTTGTAAAGATTTGCTTAATCAATTATGTCACATTGACAAAGTATTGGCTAAGCAAAACTCACAAGTTTTAAGCAATAGATTGCGTCTTAAAGCCTCTATTGATACTGTCAGATGGTTAACGTTTCAAGCTTGTGCTTTTAGGGGACATGACGAGAGTCATGAGTTTCAGAATCGAGGAAATTTTCttgaaatgttaaaattattagctTCTTACAATAAAGAAGTGGATGCAGTTGTTTTGGATAATGCTCCTCAAAATGCAATATACACATCACCTTCTATTCAAAAGGAAATTCTACATGTTTTTGCTAGAAAGGTGCAAAATGAAATTCGCAATGAGATTGGTAATGCAAAAttttgtttgattgttgatgaaGCTAGAGATGAATCTAGAAGAGAACAAATGGCACTTGTTGTTAGATTTGTTGATAAGCATGAATTTGTCAAAGAAAGGCTAATAGATGTTGTTCATGTCAAAGATACTACTTCTGCTACTCTAAAACAAGAGATTTATTCTGCATTATCTCATCACAATCTCAACATTCAAAATGTTCGAGGTCAAGGGTATGACGGAGCTAGTAATATGCGTGGAGAGTGGAAAGGGTTACAAGCTTTAATTATTCAAGAATGTCCTTATGCATATTATATTCATTGCTTTGCTCATCAATTACAGCTAGCTCTTGTTGCCGCGGCTAAAGAAGTTGTTGATGTTCATGCTTTTTTCCAAAGTTTGAGTAATATTATCAATGTTGTGTGCTCTTGCAAATGCAATGATGAATTACGATCTGCTTATGCAACTGAAATTTCTCATTTAGTTGCAACTAATCAAATTGAAACAGGAAGGGGAGCAAATCGAATTGGCACATTAAAAAGATCAGGAGATACTAGGTGGAGCTCTCACTTCAACTCAATTTGTATCCTTTTACGTATGTTTGGAGCAACAACTTCAGTTCTGGAAGATTTGGCTACTAATGGATCTACATATTCTCAACGTGGTGATGCTACTTATGCTCTTAAatctttattatcatttgattttgttttcattttacaTATGATGAAAGAAATCATGGGAATCACTGATAAACTTTGTCAAGTATTGCAACAAAAATCTCAAGACATTTTGAATGCTATGCATCTGGTTTCTAGTACAAAGTCATTGATTCAACAGTTAAGAGATAGTAGTTGGGGAGCACTTTTGGAGAAAGTTGGTTCTTTCTGCAATGATCATGCTATTCAGATACTTGATATGGGTGCTTCTTTTAGTGACATAATTCGGTCTCGTCGTAAAAAGGATGTTGTCACTGTTGAACACCACTATCGTGTTGACATTTTTACTAGCGTGATAGATTTTTAA
- the LOC112766267 gene encoding laccase-4: MVVMMMKKMEPRLLAIMFMAALFFPSFVHSLVRHYKFSVVLKNTTKLCSTKSFVTVNGQFPGPTIHAREDDTVIVRVTNHVPYNVTLHWHGIKQFRSGWYDGPAYVTQCPIQPGQSYIYNFTITDQRGTLWWHAHITWLRATVHGAIVILPKRGIPYPFPKPDDEKIIVLGEWWKSDVEAVVDEATKSGGPPNISDAHTINGHPGPVAGCIFQGYTLHVESGKTYLLRIVNAALNDELFFKIAGHKLTVVEADASYVKPFEIDTIFLSPGQTTNVLLTANQPVGKYLIAITPFMDAPIGFDNLTATATLRYKGTPPYSKTMLSTIPAVNATEVTFRFIDSLRSINTNTYPARVPLTIDHDLFFAITVGVNPCDTCLQGIRIASAINNITFVMPTTSLLEANYYNIPGVFTEDFPPRPPMVFDYTGVQPTNLQSNNGTKLYRVKFNSSVQLVLQGTAMIAPENHPFHLHGYNFFVVGQGLGNFDPEKDPLTFNLVDPVERNTIGVPNAGWAAIRFRADNPGVWFLHCHLEVHTTWGLKMAFVVDNGEGPNESLLPPPPDLPKC, from the exons ATGGTGgtaatgatgatgaagaaaatggAGCCACGCCTTCTAGCAATAATGTTTATGGCGGCTCTTTTTTTTCCATCGTTTGTTCACTCATTGGTTCGTCATTACAAGTTCAGT GTGGTGTTGAAGAACACAACAAAGCTTTGCTCAACAAAATCATTTGTGACAGTCAATGGACAATTCCCGGGGCCAACTATCCATGCAAGGGAGGATGACACTGTCATTGTAAGGGTCACAAATCATGTTCCCTACAATGTTACACTCCACTG GCATGGAATCAAACAGTTTCGAAGTGGTTGGTATGATGGACCAGCATATGTAACACAATGTCCAATTCAGCCAGGGCAGAGCTATATTTACAACTTTACCATCACAGATCAAAGAGGAACACTTTGGTGGCATGCACATATCACTTGGCTAAGGGCTACAGTGCATGGTGCTATTGTCATTTTGCCTAAAAGGGGCATTCCCTATCCATTTCCTAAACCTGACGATGAAAAGATAATTGTTTTAG gtgaatggtggaaatcGGATGTCGAAGCAGTGGTTGATGAGGCCACAAAATCCGGTGGACCACCAAACATATCAGATGCACACACCATCAATGGCCATCCAGGACCAGTTGCCGGTTGCATTTTCCAGG GATATACTCTGCATGTTGAAAGTGGCAAGACCTATCTACTCCGCATAGTGAATGCAGCTTTGAACGATGAACTGTTCTTCAAAATTGCTGGCCATAAATTAACAGTGGTTGAAGCAGATGCGTCCTATGTTAAGCCCTTTGAGATTGACACTATATTCTTGAGTCCAGGCCAAACCACCAATGTCCTTTTAACCGCAAACCAACCTGTTGGAAAGTACTTAATTGCAATAACACCATTCATGGATGCACCAATTGGCTTCGACAACTTGACGGCGACGGCGACGCTTCGCTACAAAGGGACACCACCATACTCCAAAACAATGTTAAGCACTATTCCAGCTGTGAATGCAACTGAAGTAACATTCAGATTCATTGATTCTCTAAGAAGCATTAACACAAACACCTACCCTGCAAGAGTTCCATTAACCATAGACCATGACCTTTTCTTTGCAATAACTGTTGGGGTTAACCCTTGTGATACATGCCTTCAGGGGATAAGGATTGCATCTGCAATTAACAATATTACATTTGTGATGCCAACAACTTCACTCCTTGAAGCAAATTACTATAACATCCCTGGTGTTTTCACTGAGGATTTTCCACCAAGACCACCTATGGTTTTTGATTATACTGGGGTTCAACCAACTAATCTTCAGAGCAACAATGGAACAAAATTGTATAGGGTGAAATTCAATTCAAGTGTTCAGCTTGTGCTACAAGGAACTGCAATGATAGCACCTGAGAACCATCCCTTTCATTTGCATGGCTACAATTTCTTTGTTGTTGGACAAGGGCTAGGGAACTTTGACCCGGAGAAGGATCCCTTGACCTTTAATCTTGTTGACCCTGTTGAGAGGAACACAATTGGGGTACCAAATGCTGGATGGGCTGCAATAAGATTCAGGGCAGATAATCCAG GGGTTTGGTTCCTTCATTGCCACTTGGAAGTACACACAACCTGGGGACTTAAGATGGCATTCGTGGTAGACAATGGAGAAGGACCCAACGAGTCACTGCTTCCACCTCCTCCTGATCTTCCAAAATGCTAA